A window of the Gossypium hirsutum isolate 1008001.06 chromosome A05, Gossypium_hirsutum_v2.1, whole genome shotgun sequence genome harbors these coding sequences:
- the LOC107958991 gene encoding CBL-interacting serine/threonine-protein kinase 5, with translation MEERHILFGKYEMGRLLGKGTFAKVYYAKELKSGESVAIKVINKAEVKKEGMMEQIKREISVTRLVRHPNVVELKEVMATKTKIFFVMEYVRGGELFAKVFKGKLREEAARKYFQQLISAVDFCHSRGVSHRDLKPENLLLDENEDLKISDFGLSALPEQLRNDGLLHTQCGTPAYVAPEVLRKKGYDGSKADIWSCGVILFVLLAGFLPFQDENIMKMYRKVFKAEFEFPLWFSTESKRLISKLLMADPERRIAIPAIMRVPWFRKGLRRPLAFSIEEPISDNTEDDDSASKTTKPSSPKFFNAFEFISSMSSGFDLSSLFENKRKPMTMFTSRCSPTTIMAKIEAVAKGLNFRVGKVKDFKMKLQGLSEGRKGKLLVTAEVSEVAPEVAIVEFSKSSGDTLEYAQFCEESVRPALKDIVWTWQGDNFNYSSNVKIEREECEKCQPHTA, from the coding sequence ATGGAAGAGAGGCATATTCTGTTTGGGAAATATGAGATGGGGAGATTGCTTGGGAAAGGCACTTTCGCCAAAGTCTACTACGCGAAGGAATTAAAATCGGGTGAAAGCGTCGCGATAAAGGTCATCAACAAAGCTGAGGTAAAGAAAGAAGGCATGATGGAGCAGATCAAGAGGGAAATCTCTGTGACGCGTCTTGTTCGGCATCCAAACGTAGTGGAACTCAAAGAAGTCATGGCGACCAAAACCAAGATCTTCTTTGTTATGGAGTACGTCCGTGGCGGTGAACTATTCGCCAAAGTTTTCAAAGGCAAACTCAGAGAAGAGGCTGCTCGTAAGTACTTCCAACAACTGATAAGCGCAGTCGATTTCTGCCATAGCAGAGGTGTTTCGCACCGGGATTTGAAGCCCGAGAACCTTCTATTGGACGAGAATGAAGATCTGAAGATCTCTGATTTCGGGTTGTCGGCCTTGCCCGAGCAGCTTCGCAATGATGGGCTCCTCCATACTCAGTGTGGGACTCCGGCATATGTTGCCCCTGAGGTTTTGAGGAAAAAAGGCTACGATGGATCCAAAGCTGATATCTGGTCTTGTGGGGTTATCTTGTTTGTGCTTCTCGCAGGTTTCTTACCGTTTCAAGATGAGAATATTATGAAGATGTACAGGAAAGTTTTCAAAGCTGAATTTGAGTTCCCACTCTGGTTTTCAACGGAATCAAAGCGTTTGATCTCTAAACTACTCATGGCTGACCCTGAAAGGAGGATCGCAATTCCAGCAATAATGCGTGTTCCTTGGTTTCGAAAAGGACTTAGACGTCCCCTTGCGTTTTCAATTGAGGAACCCATATCAGATAATACAGAAGATGATGATTCTGCCTCCAAGACTACCAAACCATCGTCTCCGAAATTCTTCAACGCTTTTGAGTTCATTTCCTCTATGTCGTCAGGGTTTGATTTGTCGAGTTTGTTCGAAAACAAGAGGAAACCGATGACGATGTTCACGTCGAGATGTTCACCTACAACAATCATGGCTAAAATTGAAGCTGTAGCGAAGGGGTTGAACTTCAGAGTAGGAAAAGTCAAGGACTTCAAGATGAAACTACAAGGGTTATCAGAAGGACGGAAGGGGAAGCTCTTGGTGACGGCGGAGGTGTCTGAAGTGGCACCGGAGGTTGCAATTGTGGAATTCTCCAAGTCTTCCGGTGACACCTTGGAATATGCTCAGTTCTGCGAGGAAAGTGTGAGGCCTGCATTAAAAGACATTGTTTGGACATGGCAAGGTGACAATTTCAACTACTCTAGTAACGTTAAAATCGAGAGAGAAGAATGTGAAAAGTGTCAGCCACATACAGCCTAA
- the LOC107958990 gene encoding probable WRKY transcription factor 40 isoform X1 encodes MESAWVDTTLDLNINPSHNTIKVLKRESSGKLADSDVKVPVKQETGALLEELNRISAENKKLTEMLTVLCERYSSLQNQYMELVSRNSGSDATAATSKKRKAECEDYATMIGFSGKAESSCSDEDSCKKPKDCIKAKISRAYVRTNPSDNSLIVRDGYQWRKYGQKVTRDNPSPRAYFKCSFAPSCPVKKKVQRSAEDPSILVATYEGEHNHEQHSPPALSSLSPNSGTSNPRSAPVSSSSSAPAKSSPPTVTLELMKPTGLGNDTQNPTQQVDEPAIQQILVQQMAASLTRDPNFTAALASAISGKVLDHKW; translated from the exons ATGGAATCGGCTTGGGTGGATACGACTCTCGACCTCAACATCAATCCTTCCCATAATACCATCAAAGTTCTG AAGAGAGAATCCAGTGGAAAACTGGCTGATTCTGATGTGAAAGTACCAGTTAAACAAGAG ACCGGAGCTTTGTTGGAGGAATTGAACCGGATTAGCGCTGAGAACAAGAAGCTAACTGAGATGCTAACAGTTTTATGCGAGCGCTACAGCTCTTTGCAGAACCAATACATGGAATTGGTGAGCAGGAACTCGGGAAGTGATGCAACAGCTGCAACATCAAAAAAGAGAAAAGCCGAGTGTGAGGATTATGCCACCATGATTGGATTCAGTGGAAAAGCTGAGAGCAGCTGCAGTGATGAAGACTCGTGCAAAAAGCCTAAGGACTGCATCAAAGCAAAAATTTCAAGGGCTTACGTGCGCACAAATCCTTCTGATAACAGCCTG ATTGTGAGAGATGGATATCAATGGAGAAAATATGGTCAAAAGGTTACAAGAGATAATCCCTCTCCGAGGGCATACTTCAAGTGCTCCTTCGCCCCAAGTTGTCCCGTCAAGAAAAAG GTGCAAAGAAGTGCTGAAGATCCATCAATCTTGGTTGCTACTTATGAAGGAGAGCACAACCATGAACAACACTCTCCACCAGCATTATCATCATTAAGCCCCAACAGTGGTACCAGTAACCCTCGTTCAGCTcctgtttcttcttcttcttctgccCCCGCCAAATCTTCACCTCCCACTGTAACTCTGGAGTTGATGAAACCAACTGGGTTGGGTAATGATACCCAAAACCCAACCCAACAAGTTGATGAACCAGCTATCCAACAGATTTTAGTTCAACAAATGGCAGCTTCTTTGACTAGAGACCCGAATTTTACAGCAGCTCTAGCTTCAGCCATTTCTGGAAAAGTTCTAGATCACAAGTGGTAA
- the LOC107958990 gene encoding probable WRKY transcription factor 40 isoform X2 codes for MESAWVDTTLDLNINPSHNTIKVLTGALLEELNRISAENKKLTEMLTVLCERYSSLQNQYMELVSRNSGSDATAATSKKRKAECEDYATMIGFSGKAESSCSDEDSCKKPKDCIKAKISRAYVRTNPSDNSLIVRDGYQWRKYGQKVTRDNPSPRAYFKCSFAPSCPVKKKVQRSAEDPSILVATYEGEHNHEQHSPPALSSLSPNSGTSNPRSAPVSSSSSAPAKSSPPTVTLELMKPTGLGNDTQNPTQQVDEPAIQQILVQQMAASLTRDPNFTAALASAISGKVLDHKW; via the exons ATGGAATCGGCTTGGGTGGATACGACTCTCGACCTCAACATCAATCCTTCCCATAATACCATCAAAGTTCTG ACCGGAGCTTTGTTGGAGGAATTGAACCGGATTAGCGCTGAGAACAAGAAGCTAACTGAGATGCTAACAGTTTTATGCGAGCGCTACAGCTCTTTGCAGAACCAATACATGGAATTGGTGAGCAGGAACTCGGGAAGTGATGCAACAGCTGCAACATCAAAAAAGAGAAAAGCCGAGTGTGAGGATTATGCCACCATGATTGGATTCAGTGGAAAAGCTGAGAGCAGCTGCAGTGATGAAGACTCGTGCAAAAAGCCTAAGGACTGCATCAAAGCAAAAATTTCAAGGGCTTACGTGCGCACAAATCCTTCTGATAACAGCCTG ATTGTGAGAGATGGATATCAATGGAGAAAATATGGTCAAAAGGTTACAAGAGATAATCCCTCTCCGAGGGCATACTTCAAGTGCTCCTTCGCCCCAAGTTGTCCCGTCAAGAAAAAG GTGCAAAGAAGTGCTGAAGATCCATCAATCTTGGTTGCTACTTATGAAGGAGAGCACAACCATGAACAACACTCTCCACCAGCATTATCATCATTAAGCCCCAACAGTGGTACCAGTAACCCTCGTTCAGCTcctgtttcttcttcttcttctgccCCCGCCAAATCTTCACCTCCCACTGTAACTCTGGAGTTGATGAAACCAACTGGGTTGGGTAATGATACCCAAAACCCAACCCAACAAGTTGATGAACCAGCTATCCAACAGATTTTAGTTCAACAAATGGCAGCTTCTTTGACTAGAGACCCGAATTTTACAGCAGCTCTAGCTTCAGCCATTTCTGGAAAAGTTCTAGATCACAAGTGGTAA